Proteins from a genomic interval of Rubinisphaera italica:
- a CDS encoding REP-associated tyrosine transposase, with product MSIYRRSRDGRYLFFFSVVTHKRRQILATQLGRECLRNAIEEVRTQHPFDLTAIVLLPDHLNTIWELPQGDQDYSMRWRFIKSQFTKNWTAAGGTEAAVSQSRIQRRERKSDSAGSMSIPSQDEADLKDVWIIST from the coding sequence ATGAGCATCTATCGCCGATCACGGGACGGACGATATCTTTTCTTTTTTTCGGTCGTTACGCACAAGCGTCGACAAATTCTCGCGACTCAATTAGGACGAGAATGCTTGAGAAATGCAATTGAAGAAGTTCGAACACAACATCCCTTTGATCTGACAGCGATTGTCCTTCTCCCAGATCACCTCAATACGATCTGGGAATTGCCACAAGGTGATCAAGATTATTCCATGCGATGGAGGTTTATCAAATCACAATTCACCAAAAACTGGACTGCAGCCGGAGGTACAGAGGCTGCTGTTTCGCAGAGTCGCATCCAACGTAGAGAACGGAAATCTGACAGCGCCGGTTCTATGAGCATACCATCTCAGGACGAGGCTGATTTAAAAGATGTTTGGATTATCTCCACGTGA
- a CDS encoding heavy metal translocating P-type ATPase — translation MLSESISTDLEQKKQHCSCAHCGLPVPASMYHPENTRMFCCHGCETAYLILQDDDELRNTLQERQQHSNRDLDYTSMDHDAFKTRYVRSLSPERRQIRLLLEGIYCSSCVFAIEKLSQYLDGVISSRVNLTNSTVTIEWDPEIVSLSVIAQTLHRLGYSPHPVDDDRFAEIGRKENRKRLINLAVAGACAGNAMMIAFALYSGVFSGMATEHLHLFRWTSLIVATVSLFGPGSLFFQSAWRAMQTRTSHMDVPVAVGLLAGYGLGLANTVLGRGEIYFDSISVLVFLLLIGRYLQFWQQRKAVHQISLLKALTPQYARRINKENLGQQITESIPLDAIEIGDELEVRAGDLIPVDGLIRSGKSSVDCSILTGESIGVPVIAGDHVSAGTMNISSPLVIQAECLVAHSRLSEIASLVEAGIQSKTPIVQFANAIGGYFVSIVLLLAGLTFLGWAAFSLELAINHAMTLLIVACPCALGLATPFTIAIAQARAARQQILVKSGDVFEQLQNRGTVWLDKTGTITEGKISVVEYQGEAELIPIIFAIEKNVVHPIATALVRDLASKKEFSLTDRIEDVNSLPGYGVCGQINGATIAVGSEKLIEKMTLSISEDLNVRLNQFHQSGLTGIVIAVDGTVKAICAISDQIRPDASIAIEQLKSAGWKVGILSGDHTEVVNLVGSQLGIPAGMTFSQISPEQKLEIIQNSSRQETTIMVGDGVNDSASLAAASMGIAVHGGAAVSLQAADVYINRPGLLGITVLMQGAKKTVRTIRFNFAVSLSYNIIAAGLAMSGMINPIIAAILMPLSSLSVLTIAFLNPAFRENQS, via the coding sequence ATGCTGTCAGAATCAATAAGCACCGATCTTGAACAGAAAAAACAACACTGCAGTTGCGCGCACTGTGGATTGCCCGTTCCAGCTTCGATGTATCATCCCGAGAATACCCGGATGTTCTGCTGTCACGGTTGTGAAACGGCTTATCTGATTTTGCAGGATGACGACGAACTCAGAAATACATTGCAAGAACGTCAGCAACATTCCAATCGGGATCTCGATTATACCTCGATGGACCACGACGCGTTTAAGACGCGTTATGTTCGATCCCTTTCACCAGAGCGGCGACAAATTCGGCTGCTGCTTGAGGGGATTTACTGTTCGAGCTGTGTCTTTGCAATTGAAAAGCTTTCGCAATACCTGGATGGGGTGATTTCTTCACGCGTCAACCTGACCAATTCAACAGTCACAATCGAGTGGGATCCTGAAATCGTTTCCCTCTCTGTTATTGCACAAACATTGCATCGGCTGGGCTACTCTCCACATCCAGTTGATGATGATCGCTTCGCAGAAATTGGTCGGAAGGAAAATCGGAAACGATTGATCAATCTGGCCGTCGCCGGTGCCTGCGCTGGCAATGCAATGATGATTGCATTTGCGTTATACAGTGGCGTGTTTTCGGGAATGGCAACCGAGCACCTTCATTTATTCCGCTGGACGAGTTTAATCGTTGCCACGGTTTCTCTGTTTGGGCCAGGCTCTCTGTTTTTTCAATCGGCCTGGCGTGCAATGCAAACTCGGACATCGCACATGGACGTGCCAGTCGCCGTCGGCTTGCTGGCTGGTTACGGGCTGGGCCTGGCTAATACTGTTCTTGGTCGTGGAGAAATTTATTTTGATTCGATTTCGGTTCTGGTTTTTCTATTACTGATTGGCCGATACCTTCAGTTCTGGCAGCAGCGAAAAGCAGTGCATCAAATTTCGCTGCTCAAGGCGCTAACACCCCAATATGCACGTCGTATCAATAAAGAGAATCTGGGGCAACAGATCACGGAATCGATCCCGCTTGATGCCATTGAAATTGGTGACGAACTCGAAGTCAGAGCAGGTGATTTGATTCCAGTGGACGGTTTGATTCGTTCCGGGAAATCTTCTGTCGACTGCTCGATCCTGACTGGGGAATCAATCGGTGTACCTGTGATCGCTGGTGATCACGTTTCAGCCGGAACGATGAATATCTCCAGTCCATTGGTCATTCAGGCGGAATGCCTGGTGGCTCATTCCAGATTATCAGAGATCGCCAGTCTGGTGGAAGCGGGAATTCAATCCAAGACTCCCATCGTTCAATTCGCAAATGCGATTGGTGGATACTTTGTGAGCATCGTACTTCTGCTGGCAGGGCTCACGTTTTTGGGATGGGCTGCTTTCAGTCTGGAGCTGGCAATTAATCATGCGATGACATTACTAATCGTGGCTTGCCCATGTGCACTTGGTTTGGCGACACCTTTTACAATCGCGATTGCTCAAGCCCGAGCTGCCCGTCAGCAGATTCTTGTCAAATCCGGAGATGTCTTCGAACAACTGCAAAACCGGGGAACAGTCTGGCTCGATAAGACAGGCACGATTACCGAGGGGAAGATCTCAGTCGTTGAGTATCAGGGAGAGGCAGAGTTAATCCCAATCATCTTCGCCATCGAAAAGAATGTTGTTCATCCCATCGCGACTGCTCTCGTACGAGACCTTGCCTCAAAAAAGGAGTTCTCGTTGACAGACCGCATTGAAGACGTGAACTCGCTGCCCGGCTACGGAGTTTGTGGACAGATCAATGGTGCGACGATAGCTGTTGGTTCTGAAAAGCTGATCGAGAAAATGACACTCTCGATTTCCGAAGACTTGAATGTTCGATTAAACCAATTCCATCAGTCGGGATTGACAGGGATCGTTATTGCTGTGGATGGAACCGTCAAAGCGATTTGTGCGATCAGCGATCAGATTCGTCCTGATGCTTCAATAGCCATTGAGCAACTCAAATCAGCCGGCTGGAAAGTGGGGATACTTTCTGGCGACCATACTGAGGTCGTCAATTTAGTCGGCAGTCAGTTGGGAATTCCTGCAGGCATGACGTTTAGCCAAATCTCTCCCGAACAGAAGCTTGAGATTATCCAGAATTCGTCCAGGCAGGAAACGACGATTATGGTTGGAGATGGCGTGAATGACAGTGCGTCTCTTGCAGCGGCTTCTATGGGAATAGCAGTCCATGGAGGAGCCGCAGTTAGCTTGCAGGCAGCTGATGTCTACATCAACCGCCCCGGCCTGCTGGGAATTACTGTATTGATGCAGGGTGCCAAAAAAACAGTAAGGACAATTCGCTTTAACTTTGCCGTTTCCCTCTCTTACAACATCATTGCTGCGGGATTGGCGATGTCAGGGATGATCAATCCCATTATCGCCGCCATACTCATGCCTCTGAGCTCTCTGTCTGTATTGACAATTGCATTTCTCAATCCCGCTTTTCGAGAAAATCAGTCATGA
- a CDS encoding response regulator, translating into MKIVVADDEPDMREYFLRMLTHLGHEVLAIAKDGEELVRICQLESPDLIITDLNMPVMNGDKAIELIWDKMKIPVVIVSAFQCPEDLLLNTPHPPLRYLNKPINRIQLKEVLDSI; encoded by the coding sequence ATGAAAATTGTCGTAGCGGACGACGAACCCGATATGCGGGAATACTTTCTGCGGATGCTCACGCACCTGGGGCATGAAGTGCTAGCTATTGCAAAAGATGGTGAAGAGTTGGTGCGGATATGCCAGTTAGAGTCACCGGATTTAATTATCACCGATTTGAACATGCCGGTTATGAATGGAGATAAAGCCATTGAACTGATCTGGGACAAAATGAAGATCCCAGTCGTGATTGTCTCTGCTTTTCAGTGCCCGGAGGACTTGTTACTTAACACCCCTCATCCGCCCCTTCGCTACCTCAATAAACCGATTAACCGCATCCAGTTGAAAGAAGTCCTGGACTCGATCTGA
- the ccoN gene encoding cytochrome-c oxidase, cbb3-type subunit I: MNATAVPDDDFGHTESSSPEQTKRHEVIESFQYDDKITRQFATATLVWGLVAFVVGIYIALQLVLPQLTFGLEYLTFGRIRPLHTNAAIFAFAGNAIFAAIYYSTQRLCKARMWSDLLSQLHFWGWQLVIVCAAITLPLGITQSKEYAELEWPIDLLIAVVWVGFFGVNFFMTLIKRRERHLYVALWFYIATIVTVALLHVFNNLVVPVGLFKSYPIYAGVQDAFMQWWYGHNAVAFFLTTPFLGLMYYFLPKAADRPVFSYKLSILHFWSLVFIYIWAGPHHLHYTALPEWASSLGVVFSVMLWMPSWGGMINGLLTLRGAWNKVTEDPVLKFFVVGITFYGMSTFEGPMLSIKAVNALSHYTDWTIAHVHSGALGWNGFMTFGMLYWLMPRIFQTPLYSKKLAEWHFWIGTMGILLYILPIYVAGITQGLMWFGLKETGQLMYPDFVETTQVLMPFYWMRVLAGILYLSGGVMMSINFYRTWMNRPKVYDEPVYQAPALSKNYVDDPTPQSELTAVLEIGKKIDVWSKMAWHRRWERMPIYFTFWVIVAVVAASLFEIIPTFLIRSNVPTISTVEPYTPLELAGRDIYVSEGCYNCHSQMIRPMLSETKRYGEYSKPGEFIYDHPFQWGSRRIGPDLAREGNKQSHFWHLVHLRDPGAVIKGSIMPSFAALEKQDLNFRTIPDRVKAASYLGAPYPEETLENSIVIAKKQAAEIAKAIVAQNGPDNLQDKQVIALIAYLQRLGTDIYKTPAPAVLEEAEPQMDPAETTEVIEEQE; encoded by the coding sequence ATGAATGCGACAGCAGTACCGGATGATGATTTCGGCCATACGGAATCTTCATCACCTGAACAGACTAAGCGACATGAGGTAATCGAGTCGTTTCAGTATGACGATAAAATCACAAGACAGTTTGCCACAGCAACGTTGGTCTGGGGGTTGGTTGCATTTGTGGTTGGAATCTACATTGCTCTGCAGTTGGTGCTGCCGCAACTGACATTTGGCTTGGAATATCTGACATTCGGTCGAATACGCCCCTTGCACACCAACGCTGCGATTTTTGCGTTCGCAGGAAATGCCATCTTCGCAGCCATTTATTATTCGACTCAGCGTTTATGCAAAGCACGAATGTGGAGTGATTTGTTGAGCCAGCTGCACTTCTGGGGTTGGCAACTCGTCATTGTTTGTGCCGCTATTACGCTGCCTCTGGGGATTACACAAAGTAAAGAATATGCAGAGCTGGAATGGCCGATTGATCTGTTGATTGCGGTTGTCTGGGTCGGTTTTTTCGGCGTCAACTTTTTCATGACGCTCATCAAAAGGCGGGAACGACATCTGTATGTCGCATTGTGGTTTTACATTGCGACGATTGTTACGGTCGCCTTGTTGCATGTGTTCAATAATCTTGTGGTGCCAGTCGGGTTATTCAAAAGTTATCCGATTTATGCAGGCGTTCAGGATGCCTTCATGCAATGGTGGTACGGGCACAATGCAGTTGCATTCTTCCTGACGACACCCTTTCTGGGATTGATGTATTACTTTCTTCCCAAGGCTGCCGATCGCCCGGTCTTCTCTTATAAGCTGAGTATTCTGCACTTCTGGTCACTGGTGTTTATTTACATTTGGGCCGGGCCCCATCATTTGCATTACACGGCGCTACCGGAATGGGCAAGTTCGCTGGGGGTTGTCTTTTCTGTCATGTTGTGGATGCCATCCTGGGGAGGCATGATCAATGGTTTGCTGACTCTCAGAGGAGCCTGGAATAAGGTCACTGAAGATCCCGTGCTGAAATTTTTCGTCGTGGGAATAACATTCTACGGCATGTCGACATTCGAAGGTCCGATGCTTTCGATCAAAGCCGTCAATGCCCTTTCCCATTATACGGATTGGACAATCGCCCATGTCCACAGTGGTGCACTTGGGTGGAACGGGTTTATGACCTTCGGCATGTTGTATTGGCTGATGCCGCGGATTTTTCAGACGCCGCTCTACAGTAAAAAACTCGCAGAATGGCATTTCTGGATCGGGACGATGGGGATTCTGCTCTATATTCTTCCCATTTATGTCGCAGGAATTACTCAGGGGTTGATGTGGTTTGGACTCAAGGAAACGGGCCAGTTGATGTATCCCGATTTTGTGGAAACCACGCAAGTTTTGATGCCGTTTTACTGGATGCGAGTGCTGGCCGGTATTCTCTATCTGTCCGGTGGCGTGATGATGTCTATCAATTTTTACCGAACCTGGATGAATCGCCCCAAAGTCTACGATGAACCTGTCTATCAGGCTCCGGCACTTTCAAAGAATTATGTGGACGATCCGACTCCCCAATCCGAATTAACAGCTGTGCTCGAGATTGGTAAGAAAATTGATGTCTGGTCGAAAATGGCCTGGCATCGCCGCTGGGAACGTATGCCCATCTACTTCACGTTCTGGGTGATTGTCGCAGTGGTCGCCGCTTCATTGTTTGAGATCATTCCAACCTTCCTGATTCGTTCCAACGTCCCCACGATTTCGACTGTCGAGCCTTACACTCCACTCGAGTTGGCAGGACGGGATATTTATGTGTCCGAAGGATGTTACAATTGTCATTCCCAAATGATCCGCCCCATGCTGTCTGAAACGAAACGGTATGGCGAATATTCAAAACCTGGGGAGTTTATTTACGACCATCCGTTCCAATGGGGCTCTCGCCGAATTGGTCCCGATCTGGCACGTGAAGGAAACAAACAGTCGCATTTCTGGCACCTCGTCCATCTGCGCGATCCAGGAGCGGTGATTAAAGGTTCGATTATGCCATCGTTTGCTGCGTTGGAGAAACAGGATCTGAATTTCAGGACTATCCCCGATCGCGTGAAAGCCGCCAGTTATCTGGGAGCTCCTTATCCTGAGGAAACCCTTGAGAATTCCATTGTGATCGCAAAGAAGCAGGCTGCTGAGATTGCGAAAGCCATCGTCGCTCAAAATGGTCCAGATAATTTGCAGGATAAACAGGTCATTGCGCTAATTGCCTATCTGCAACGACTGGGCACCGATATTTACAAAACTCCTGCACCGGCAGTTTTGGAAGAAGCAGAACCCCAGATGGATCCGGCAGAGACGACAGAAGTCATTGAGGAGCAGGAATGA
- a CDS encoding cbb3-type cytochrome c oxidase N-terminal domain-containing protein — protein sequence MSDNLLTPDADNELTGHNYDGIQEYDNPLPGWWKMIFIGSIFYGVLYMIYYHNGQVDRSMLVEYQQAVAANLRLQFSEIGELNPDRQTLLTYMDDPKWSAVGESVFKTHCISCHGSNGEGKIGPNLTDDKWKNVKTIEDIAKVVSEGAGNNAMPAWKTRLHPNELVLVSSYVASLRGTNPAAAKSPIQGEKPIPPWDEPQN from the coding sequence ATGAGTGATAATTTATTGACCCCTGATGCTGACAACGAATTGACCGGCCATAATTACGATGGAATTCAGGAGTATGATAATCCATTGCCCGGTTGGTGGAAGATGATATTTATCGGTTCCATCTTTTACGGCGTGCTCTACATGATTTATTACCACAACGGTCAGGTTGATCGTTCAATGCTGGTTGAATACCAGCAGGCGGTCGCAGCGAACTTGCGTTTGCAGTTTTCTGAAATTGGTGAACTGAATCCAGATCGACAAACATTGCTGACATACATGGACGATCCAAAATGGTCTGCAGTTGGTGAATCTGTCTTTAAAACACACTGTATTTCCTGCCATGGTTCCAATGGGGAAGGAAAAATCGGTCCGAACCTGACGGACGACAAATGGAAGAACGTAAAGACGATTGAAGACATCGCCAAGGTGGTCAGTGAGGGAGCGGGTAACAATGCGATGCCTGCCTGGAAAACTCGATTGCACCCCAACGAACTGGTCCTGGTTTCCTCTTATGTTGCCTCGTTAAGAGGCACGAATCCTGCAGCCGCGAAAAGTCCCATACAGGGAGAAAAACCAATTCCACCGTGGGACGAACCACAAAATTAA
- a CDS encoding sigma-54-dependent transcriptional regulator has protein sequence MPTISEKFDLLIVDDDKYIQQDLQLFFSQRGFKPHVVGTAQDALTAVKNQVFSVAIVDMQLPDLSGLELMTQLNRLESECEVIMLTGVGTIESAVEAMKIGAIDFLTKPVRLKELEAVALKAHSTYLLKRQNRQLQGALQRQASEKGHIIGGSAAMKRVLQLVERVAKTDKTILIQGESGTGKDVIANAIHAASKVSDQPFIAVNCAALPDQLIESEMFGHEKGAFTGATTAKQGLFEIADGGTLFIDEIGELAITLQAKLLRVLEDGSFRRVGSTKMRRANARIIAATNRDLAAEVEAGRFREDLFYRINILTISLPPLSEREDDIALLIAKFAGPDWTCEQGLLEKLKNFPWPGNIRQLKNAVERAKILSDNHVLELRNFPDDIIHYQEAGTHSPSSDAVELGVLTRQHIEQIYQLNHHNKTMTARALGVSRRTLYRLLEKYEICDEIK, from the coding sequence ATGCCAACCATTTCAGAAAAATTTGATCTGCTCATTGTCGATGATGACAAGTACATCCAGCAGGATCTCCAACTATTTTTCAGTCAACGTGGCTTTAAACCACACGTTGTAGGGACTGCTCAAGATGCGTTAACTGCAGTTAAGAATCAGGTATTTTCGGTCGCGATTGTTGATATGCAACTCCCCGATTTATCTGGATTGGAATTGATGACTCAGTTGAACCGTCTCGAGTCTGAATGTGAAGTGATTATGCTGACTGGAGTGGGGACAATTGAATCCGCAGTCGAAGCCATGAAAATTGGAGCGATCGATTTTCTCACCAAGCCAGTGCGACTAAAAGAGCTAGAAGCGGTTGCACTGAAAGCTCATTCCACCTATTTGCTGAAACGGCAAAATCGACAGTTGCAGGGAGCCTTACAGCGGCAGGCATCAGAGAAAGGGCACATCATTGGTGGTTCCGCCGCCATGAAACGAGTTCTTCAACTCGTCGAGCGGGTTGCCAAAACCGATAAAACGATTCTGATTCAAGGAGAAAGTGGCACGGGAAAAGATGTCATTGCCAATGCGATTCACGCGGCCAGTAAAGTCTCTGATCAGCCTTTTATCGCGGTCAATTGTGCGGCTCTGCCCGATCAGTTGATTGAAAGCGAGATGTTTGGTCATGAGAAAGGTGCTTTCACTGGCGCGACCACTGCGAAACAGGGGTTATTCGAAATCGCTGATGGTGGAACTCTCTTTATCGATGAAATTGGAGAGCTGGCAATTACATTGCAGGCCAAGTTGCTGCGAGTTCTTGAAGATGGCTCGTTTCGCAGAGTCGGTTCGACAAAAATGCGACGGGCAAATGCTCGTATCATTGCAGCGACAAATCGCGATTTGGCGGCTGAGGTGGAGGCAGGACGATTTCGCGAAGATCTGTTTTACAGGATCAATATTCTGACGATTTCATTGCCTCCTTTAAGTGAACGTGAAGATGATATTGCCTTGTTGATTGCAAAATTTGCTGGCCCTGATTGGACTTGCGAGCAAGGTCTGTTGGAGAAGTTAAAAAACTTTCCATGGCCTGGAAATATCCGGCAGCTGAAGAATGCTGTGGAACGTGCAAAAATTCTCTCAGATAATCATGTTCTTGAACTGAGAAATTTTCCAGATGATATCATTCATTACCAGGAGGCAGGCACTCATTCCCCCTCATCTGATGCGGTCGAACTGGGAGTGCTGACACGTCAGCATATCGAGCAGATTTATCAGCTCAATCACCATAATAAAACCATGACTGCTCGTGCATTGGGAGTGAGTCGACGTACGCTTTATCGGCTCCTTGAAAAATACGAAATCTGCGATGAGATCAAATAA
- a CDS encoding sulfite exporter TauE/SafE family protein has protein sequence MEPNLISIAIAVLTASLVGSAHCVGMCGPFVILAAGSSEASVRFRLRNLTGYHAGRGMTYALIGVMAGWAGSWLDVGGRLLGWQQTAAWLTGLAMILFGIIAILNLRKRGSVHFSLPVILTTTIRKFYQQTRVLSAGFRAVAIGGITGFLPCGWLYAFVILAIGTSHPFSGAIIMLAFWMGTIPALSLLSIGMSQLSDSAKAIVPYCTAAILILGGLFTVSVRSFADLSPLDQTKVHSEKTIEALEEIQNQPLPCCHQDLADEELPNEKPLPPCCQNQ, from the coding sequence ATGGAACCAAATTTGATCTCAATCGCGATTGCAGTACTGACGGCCAGTCTGGTCGGAAGTGCGCATTGCGTCGGTATGTGTGGACCTTTCGTTATCCTGGCAGCAGGATCGAGTGAAGCGTCTGTGCGTTTTCGTTTGAGAAATTTGACAGGTTATCATGCTGGCCGTGGAATGACTTATGCCTTAATTGGCGTGATGGCAGGCTGGGCAGGAAGTTGGCTTGATGTGGGCGGTCGTCTTCTCGGCTGGCAACAGACTGCTGCCTGGCTGACAGGTCTGGCCATGATATTATTTGGAATCATTGCCATCCTGAATTTGCGAAAACGAGGCTCCGTCCATTTCTCTTTACCCGTTATTTTGACAACGACTATTCGCAAATTCTATCAGCAAACGCGAGTTCTCTCTGCAGGGTTTCGAGCCGTGGCAATAGGAGGAATCACCGGATTCCTGCCGTGCGGCTGGCTCTATGCGTTTGTTATTCTGGCGATAGGAACGTCGCATCCATTTTCAGGCGCAATCATTATGCTGGCCTTCTGGATGGGAACAATTCCCGCGCTATCGTTACTCAGTATAGGTATGAGTCAACTGTCCGATTCTGCAAAAGCGATCGTGCCCTATTGCACAGCAGCGATTCTCATTCTTGGAGGTCTTTTTACGGTTTCCGTGCGCTCTTTTGCAGACCTAAGCCCGCTGGATCAAACGAAGGTTCATTCCGAAAAGACAATAGAGGCACTTGAAGAGATTCAGAATCAACCGCTGCCCTGCTGTCATCAGGATCTAGCCGATGAAGAGCTCCCCAATGAAAAGCCGCTACCACCATGCTGTCAGAATCAATAA
- a CDS encoding FixH family protein, with the protein MQTAGTIDVSAEQAERTSRWIWSGMIVGLLSLQIFCCMIAFFLATTSPSMAIIPDYHQKALNWDETRNEIHASEQLGWQKRIDVSDPIDVYGNRTVTLWLNDSTSAPVLADQIHLKAYRHANAAQLISIPLEEIAPGTYQAQAEITKAGLWQFELQANRDSDSYLDSFTLEIATR; encoded by the coding sequence ATGCAAACTGCTGGGACCATAGACGTCTCCGCCGAGCAAGCGGAACGTACGAGTCGTTGGATCTGGAGTGGAATGATTGTCGGGCTGTTGAGTCTGCAGATTTTCTGCTGCATGATCGCATTTTTTCTGGCAACAACGTCTCCTTCGATGGCAATCATCCCGGATTATCATCAGAAAGCTCTGAATTGGGATGAGACTCGTAACGAAATACATGCGAGTGAACAACTCGGGTGGCAAAAAAGGATTGACGTGAGTGATCCGATCGATGTTTACGGAAATCGAACAGTGACTCTCTGGCTGAATGATTCGACATCGGCCCCGGTCCTGGCTGATCAAATCCATTTGAAGGCCTATCGACATGCCAACGCGGCTCAATTGATTTCAATCCCTCTGGAAGAAATTGCTCCGGGGACGTATCAGGCACAAGCGGAAATAACGAAAGCTGGTTTGTGGCAATTTGAACTTCAGGCAAATCGAGATTCCGACTCCTATCTCGATTCATTCACTTTGGAAATTGCGACTCGATAA
- the ccoS gene encoding cbb3-type cytochrome oxidase assembly protein CcoS, which yields MSVIYVALPIALLLGASAVIAFIWSVNNGQLDDLETPAIRMLRDDSTKSSKEKQKNSDQPH from the coding sequence ATGAGTGTGATTTACGTCGCTTTACCCATTGCTCTTTTACTGGGTGCATCAGCTGTGATTGCATTTATCTGGTCGGTCAATAATGGCCAACTCGATGATTTGGAAACCCCCGCAATCCGCATGCTCAGAGATGATTCCACAAAATCATCGAAAGAGAAACAAAAAAATTCTGATCAGCCACACTAA
- the ccoG gene encoding cytochrome c oxidase accessory protein CcoG encodes MNDALLDADEHVLSTLDKDGTRRWLYPRVSLGRFWHARRIVGYLLIALFVALPHIRINGRPAILLNITGREFTLFGLTFLPTDTLLLALFMVSLFLTIFLLTAILGRVWCGWACPQTVYLEFVYRPIERLMMLTKGRGGVPGKNISGWRYVVLYAIYLVLSMLLAHTFLAYFVGVEKLSQWIRLSPFEHPGPFLVMLVTTVMMMFDFSFFREQLCLIACPYGRFQSVLLDRSSLIVAYDRTRGEPRGKINKSLPIVNQTQGDCVDCGLCVRTCPTGIDIREGLQMECIHCTQCMDACDAVMDKVKRPKGLIRYSSQNEMDGESQRFLRPRVVIYPTLILILVSLLTYNIVTRKSFDVTLMRNLGSPFIVTESGEVENSMRVKLVNRLDETDQFLINVLSPESVHIDRTQPIVLESGATETVGVLVTIPKNEFTYGQLTADLEIVSQSGDRRVVQCKLLGP; translated from the coding sequence ATGAATGACGCGCTCTTGGATGCTGATGAACATGTTCTCTCGACACTGGACAAAGACGGGACGCGCAGGTGGTTGTATCCGCGAGTTTCGCTCGGTCGATTCTGGCATGCGCGAAGAATTGTGGGCTATTTACTGATTGCACTCTTTGTCGCTCTTCCCCACATCAGAATCAACGGCCGTCCCGCAATTCTACTAAACATTACCGGCCGTGAGTTCACATTATTTGGGCTGACATTTTTACCAACCGATACACTTTTACTGGCATTATTTATGGTGAGTCTGTTTCTCACCATTTTTCTGCTGACAGCGATATTAGGTCGGGTTTGGTGTGGCTGGGCCTGTCCACAAACGGTTTACCTCGAATTTGTCTATCGTCCCATCGAAAGACTTATGATGCTGACCAAAGGGCGGGGTGGGGTTCCCGGCAAGAACATCAGTGGCTGGCGGTATGTGGTCCTGTATGCAATCTATCTTGTCCTTTCGATGCTGCTGGCTCATACCTTCCTGGCTTATTTTGTTGGCGTTGAAAAGTTGTCCCAGTGGATCCGCCTTTCCCCTTTTGAACATCCAGGGCCCTTTCTGGTCATGCTGGTCACAACCGTCATGATGATGTTCGATTTTTCCTTCTTCCGCGAGCAACTTTGTTTGATTGCCTGCCCTTATGGACGATTCCAATCCGTACTACTAGATCGCAGTTCTTTGATTGTGGCTTACGATCGAACCCGCGGTGAACCTCGAGGTAAGATCAATAAATCGCTCCCCATCGTGAATCAAACGCAGGGAGATTGTGTGGATTGCGGTTTGTGTGTTCGAACCTGCCCAACCGGCATCGATATTCGTGAAGGTTTGCAGATGGAATGTATTCATTGCACGCAATGTATGGATGCCTGCGACGCGGTGATGGATAAAGTGAAACGCCCCAAAGGTTTGATCCGCTACTCCAGCCAGAATGAGATGGATGGAGAGTCGCAGCGGTTCTTGCGACCTCGTGTCGTCATCTATCCGACCTTAATACTCATTTTGGTCAGCTTATTGACTTACAATATCGTGACGAGAAAGTCTTTCGATGTGACGTTAATGCGAAATCTGGGTAGCCCATTCATAGTGACGGAGTCAGGCGAAGTTGAAAATTCCATGCGAGTAAAACTGGTGAATAGACTGGATGAAACCGATCAGTTCTTAATCAATGTTCTGTCTCCTGAATCTGTTCATATCGATCGAACTCAACCAATTGTATTGGAAAGTGGAGCCACAGAAACTGTGGGAGTTCTGGTAACAATCCCCAAGAATGAATTTACATACGGCCAGTTGACTGCAGATCTTGAAATCGTGAGTCAATCGGGTGACAGGAGAGTGGTGCAATGCAAACTGCTGGGACCATAG